In Macrobrachium nipponense isolate FS-2020 chromosome 15, ASM1510439v2, whole genome shotgun sequence, a single genomic region encodes these proteins:
- the LOC135226845 gene encoding pro-resilin-like: MFSKVILITLGLAAMVAAGSFESFEYARRGGSSEESYESSEAHYNFNWAVDHDPSSNEFGHQETRDGDDTQGSYYVQLPDGRLQTVKYFVDGDSGYVAEVNYEGSASFESGSGESNERPRYYYGSNESK, from the exons ATGTTCTCTAAA GTAATTCTCATCACCTTGGGCCTGGCAGCCATGGTGGCAGCCGGCAGTTTCGAATCATTCGAATATGCTCGTCGTGGG GGATCCTCCGAGGAGTCCTACGAATCCAGCGAAGCCCATTACAACTTCAACTGGGCCGTCGACCACGACCCTTCCAGCAACGAATTCGGACACCAGGAAACCCGTGACGGAGATGACACTCAGGGATCCTACTACGTCCAGCTCCCCGACGGTCGTCTGCAGACTGTCAAGTATTTCGTTGACGGAGACTCAGGCTACGTTGCTGAGGTCAACTACGAAGGAAGCGCCTCCTTCGAGTCAGGCTCAGGTGAGTCCAACGAGAGGCCAAGATACTACTACGGCTCCAACGAGTCCAAATAA
- the LOC135226847 gene encoding pro-resilin-like yields the protein MFSKTTLLVLGLVAMVAADSFESFEYAPRRRGSSEESYESSEAKYSFNWAVDHDPSSNEFGHQETRDGDDTQGSYYVQLPDGRLQTVKYFVDGDSGYVAEVNYEGSASFESGSAESNERPRYYYGSNESK from the exons ATGTTCTCCAAG acTACCCTTCTCGTCCTCGGACTTGTAGCCATGGTGGCTGCTGACAGCTTCGAGTCCTTTGAATATGCTCCACGAAGGAGG GGATCCTCCGAGGAGTCCTACGAATCCAGCGAAGCTAAATACAGCTTCAACTGGGCCGTCGACCACGATCCTTCTAGCAACGAATTCGGACACCAGGAAACCCGTGACGGAGACGACACTCAGGGATCATACTACGTTCAGCTCCCCGACGGTCGTCTGCAGACTGTCAAGTATTTCGTCGACGGAGACTCAGGCTACGTGGCTGAGGTCAACTACGAAGGAAGCGCCTCCTTCGAGTCAGGCTCCGCTGAGTCCAACGAGAGGCCAAGATACTACTATGGCTCCAACGAGTCCAAGTAG
- the LOC135226848 gene encoding pro-resilin-like — MFSKTTLLVLGLVAMVAADSFESFEYAPRRRGSSEESYESSEARYNFNWAVDHDPSSNEFGHQETRDGDDTQGSYYVQLPDGRLQTVKYFVDGDSGYVAEVNYEGSASFESGSAESNERPRYYYGSNESK; from the exons ATGTTCTCCAAG actacCCTTCTCGTCCTCGGCCTTGTAGCCATGGTGGCTGCTGACAGCTTCGAGTCCTTTGAATATGCTCCACGAAGGAGG GGATCCTCCGAGGAGTCCTACGAATCCAGCGAGGCCCGTTACAACTTCAACTGGGCTGTCGACCACGACCCTTCCAGCAACGAATTCGGACACCAGGAAACCCGTGACGGAGACGACACTCAGGGATCATACTACGTCCAGCTCCCCGACGGTCGTCTGCAGACTGTTAAGTATTTCGTCGACGGAGACTCAGGCTACGTGGCTGAGGTCAACTACGAAGGAAGCGCCTCCTTCGAGTCAGGCTCCGCTGAGTCCAACGAGAGGCCAAGATACTACTACGGCTCCAACGAGTCCAAGTAG
- the LOC135226846 gene encoding pro-resilin-like, producing MFSKTVLLILGLAAVVAADSFESFEYAPRRRGSSEESYESSEARYSFNWAVDHDPSSNEFGHQETRDGDDTQGSYYVQLPDGRLQTVKYFVDGDSGYVAEVNYEGSASFESGSAESNERPRYYYGSNESK from the exons ATGTTCTCAAAG ACTGTTCTTCTCATCCTCGGCTTGGCCGCCGTAGTGGCAGCTGACAGCTTCGAGTCCTTTGAATATGCTCCACGAAGAAGG GGATCCTCCGAGGAGTCCTACGAATCCAGCGAGGCCCGTTACAGCTTCAACTGGGCCGTCGACCACGACCCTTCCAGCAACGAATTCGGACACCAGGAAACCCGTGACGGAGACGACACTCAGGGATCATACTACGTTCAGCTCCCCGACGGTCGTCTGCAGACTGTCAAGTATTTCGTCGACGGAGACTCAGGCTACGTGGCTGAGGTCAACTACGAAGGAAGCGCCTCCTTCGAGTCAGGCTCCGCTGAGTCCAACGAGAGGCCAAGATACTACTACGGCTCCAACGAGTCCAAATAG
- the LOC135226849 gene encoding pro-resilin-like — MFSKSTLLVLGLVAMVAADSFESFEYAPRRRGSSEESYESSEAKYSFNWAVDHDPSSNEFGHQETRDGDDTQGSYYVQLPDGRLQSVKYFVDGDSGYVAEVNYEGSASFESGSAESNERPRYYYGSNESK, encoded by the exons ATGTTCTCCAAG agtaccCTTCTCGTCCTCGGCCTTGTAGCCATGGTGGCTGCTGACAGCTTCGAGTCCTTTGAATATGCTCCACGAAGAAGG GGATCCTCCGAGGAGTCCTACGAATCCAGCGAAGCTAAATACAGCTTCAACTGGGCCGTCGACCACGACCCTTCCAGCAACGAATTCGGACACCAGGAAACCCGTGACGGAGACGACACTCAGGGATCCTACTACGTCCAGCTTCCCGACGGTCGTCTGCAGAGTGTCAAGTATTTCGTCGACGGAGACTCAGGCTACGTGGCTGAAGTCAACTACGAAGGAAGCGCCTCCTTCGAGTCAGGCTCCGCTGAGTCCAACGAGAGGCCAAGATACTACTACGGCTCTAACGAGTCCAAATAG
- the LOC135226671 gene encoding uncharacterized protein LOC135226671 → MNNDEQVEIQGKSERNIGRYPGNAIERMSLLTRAQGDYLVRFSHLVSELSRHNSFEASVEKGRVFSSGALLHPIRFAQRSNDDFGRAVEDPAHKGKLEYIYTARKAKKDKSFLPNLRRESCSLRLSLSSLGLAALAVADRRETYSYSAPRAPPASSEESFESSEAKYSFSWAVSDESSENDFGHQESRDGDDTQGSYYVQLPDGRLQKVSYHVDGDDGYVAEVTYEGEAQFPDSVESAESVEAPRYAPPRPRFSAPDSNESK, encoded by the exons ATGAATAATGATGAACAGGTTGAAATTCAGGGCAAATCGGAAAG GAACATAGGAAGATACCCAGGGAACGCAATTgagagaatgtctctacttacaAGGGCACAGGGCGACTACCTGGTGCGATTTTCTCACCTGGTTTCCGAGCTCTCAAGACataattcatttgaggcttctgtTGAGAAAGGAAGGGTCTTTTCCTCGGGGGCATTACTCCACCCTATTCGATTTGCTCAGAGGTCGAATGACGACT TCGGGAGGGCGGTGGAAGACCCCGCCCACAAGGGCAAgctggagtatatatatacagccagGAAGGCGAAGaaagacaaatccttccttcccAACCTCCGCAGAGAATCATGCAGTCTAAG GTTATCCTTGTCCTCATTGGGCCTGGCAGCCCTGGCTGTTGCCGACAGAAGAGAAACCTATTCGTATTCAGCTCCAAGA GCTCCACCAGCTtcctcggaggaatccttcgaaTCCAGCGAAGCTAAGTACAGCTTCAGCTGGGCCGTGAGCGACGAGTCGTCCGAGAACGACTTCGGACACCAAGAATCCCGAGACGGAGACGATACTCAGGGATCCTACTACGTCCAGCTTCCCGATGGGCGCCTCCAGAAGGTGTCCTACCACGTCGATGGCGACGACGGATACGTAGCCGAAGTCACCTACGAGGGAGAAGCTCAGTTCCCCGATTCCGTCGAATCCGCGGAGTCTGTCGAGGCTCCGAGATACGCTCCACCAAGGCCTCGCTTTTCGGCTCCAGATTCCAACGAGTCTAAATAG